In Ipomoea triloba cultivar NCNSP0323 chromosome 15, ASM357664v1, one genomic interval encodes:
- the LOC116007042 gene encoding importin subunit alpha-2-like isoform X2, producing MSLRPNARVEVRRNRYKVAVDADEGRRRREDNMVEIRKNRREESLQKKRREGLQANQQFPVPVQSEKKLDALPAMVAGVWSDDGNLQLDATTQFRKLLSIERSPPIDEVIQAGVVPRFVQFLARDDFPQLQFEAAWALTNIASGTSEHTRVVIDSGAVPIFVKLLSSPSDDVREQAVWALGNVAGDSPKCRDLVLSSGALSPLLAQLNANAKLSMLRNATWTLSNFCRGKPQPPFDQTRPALPALQQLIHSTDEEVVTDACWALSYLSDGTNDKIQAVIDSGVCSRLVELLQHPSSTVIVPALRAVGNIVTGDDMQTQHIIDNQGLYRLSTLLTGNYKKSIKKEACWTISNITAGNTQQIQAVIEANIFGPLVNLLQNGEFDIKKEAAWAISNATSGGSHDQIKYLVSQGCIKPLCDLLACPDPRIVTVCLEGLENILKVGEAEKNMGRTGDVNLYAQVVEDVEGLEKIENLQSHDNHEIYEKVVKILEVYWLEEEEDETMPPGNNASEPGFQFANGDVHLPNGGFNFN from the exons ATGTCGCTGAGGCCCAACGCCAGAGTCGAGGTCCGCCGGAACCGTTACAAGGTGGCCGTGGACGCGGATGAGGGCCGCCGCAGGAGAGAGGACAACATGGTGGAGATTCGTAAGAACCGGAGGGAGGAGAGCTTGCAGAAGAAGCGCCGCGAAGGACTTCAAGCCAATCAACAATTTCCTGTTCCAGTCCAGTCCGAAAAGAAG CTGGATGCTCTGCCAGCAATGGTAGCTGGTGTTTGGAGTGATGATGGCAATTTGCAGCTTGACGCAACTACTCAGTTTAGAAAATTGCTTTCAATAG AAAGGAGTCCTCCAATTGACGAAGTAATTCAAGCAGGGGTTGTTCCTAGGTTTGTCCAATTTCTTGCAAGGGATGACTTTCCACAACTTCAG TTTGAGGCAGCATGGGCTCTCACTAATATTGCCTCTGGGACATCTGAGCACACTAGGGTGGTAATTGATTCTGGAGCAGTCCCAATCTTTGTGAAGCTTCTTAGTTCTCCTAGTGATGATGTCCGGGAACAG GCTGTATGGGCTTTGGGCAATGTAGCTGGTGATTCTCCCAAATGTCGGGATCTTGTCCTAAGCTCGGGAGCTTTATCTCCCTTGCTGGCTCAGTTGAATGCGAATGCCAAGCTGTCAATGCTGAGAAATGCCACATGGACACTCTCAAATTTCTGCAGAGGCAAGCCACAACCTCCTTTTGACCAG ACTAGGCCAGCACTTCCAGCACTTCAGCAACTTATACATTCAACCGACGAAGAAGTTGTTACAGATGCATGTTGGGCTCTCTCATATCTATCTGATGGTACAAATGATAAAATTCAAGCTGTTATTGACTCTGGAGTGTGTTCACGATTGGTGGAGTTGTTACA GCATCCTTCCTCAACAGTTATAGTTCCTGCTTTACGTGCAGTTGGTAATATTGTCACTGGAGATGACATGCAAACTCAG cataTCATTGATAATCAAGGGCTGTACCGACTTTCTACTTTATTAACTGGCAATTACAAGAAAAGTATTAAGAAGGAAGCTTGCTGGACTATTTCAAACATCACTGCTGGCAACACTCAGCAAATCCAG GCTGTGATTGAAGCCAATATATTTGGACCTCTTGTTAATTTGCTTCAAAATGGCGAGTTTGATATCAAAAAAGAAGCTGCTTGGGCAATCTCAAATGCCACATCTGGTGGCAGTCATGATCAGATCAA GTACCTTGTATCTCAAGGATGTATCAAGCCATTGTGTGATCTCCTTGCTTGTCCTGATCCAAGAATTGTGACAGTCTGTCTAGAAGgacttgaaaatattttaaaggtTGGTGAAGCGGAGAAGAATATGGGGCGGACTGGTGATGTAAATTTGTATGCTCAGGTGGTTGAAGATGTGGAAGGTTTGGAAAAAATTGAGAACCTTCAAAGTCATGACAATCATGAGATTTATGAGAAGGTTGTAAAGATATTAGAGGTATACTGGttagaggaagaggaggatgagACAATGCCGCCAGGTAACAATGCATCCGAACCGGGATTCCAGTTTGCAAATGGAGACGTACATTTACCGAATGGTGGATTCAACTTTAACTAG
- the LOC116007042 gene encoding importin subunit alpha-2-like isoform X1: MSLRPNARVEVRRNRYKVAVDADEGRRRREDNMVEIRKNRREESLQKKRREGLQANQQFPVPVQSEKKLDALPAMVAGVWSDDGNLQLDATTQFRKLLSIEACFHDSSERSPPIDEVIQAGVVPRFVQFLARDDFPQLQFEAAWALTNIASGTSEHTRVVIDSGAVPIFVKLLSSPSDDVREQAVWALGNVAGDSPKCRDLVLSSGALSPLLAQLNANAKLSMLRNATWTLSNFCRGKPQPPFDQTRPALPALQQLIHSTDEEVVTDACWALSYLSDGTNDKIQAVIDSGVCSRLVELLQHPSSTVIVPALRAVGNIVTGDDMQTQHIIDNQGLYRLSTLLTGNYKKSIKKEACWTISNITAGNTQQIQAVIEANIFGPLVNLLQNGEFDIKKEAAWAISNATSGGSHDQIKYLVSQGCIKPLCDLLACPDPRIVTVCLEGLENILKVGEAEKNMGRTGDVNLYAQVVEDVEGLEKIENLQSHDNHEIYEKVVKILEVYWLEEEEDETMPPGNNASEPGFQFANGDVHLPNGGFNFN, translated from the exons ATGTCGCTGAGGCCCAACGCCAGAGTCGAGGTCCGCCGGAACCGTTACAAGGTGGCCGTGGACGCGGATGAGGGCCGCCGCAGGAGAGAGGACAACATGGTGGAGATTCGTAAGAACCGGAGGGAGGAGAGCTTGCAGAAGAAGCGCCGCGAAGGACTTCAAGCCAATCAACAATTTCCTGTTCCAGTCCAGTCCGAAAAGAAG CTGGATGCTCTGCCAGCAATGGTAGCTGGTGTTTGGAGTGATGATGGCAATTTGCAGCTTGACGCAACTACTCAGTTTAGAAAATTGCTTTCAATAG AGGCATGTTTTCATGATTCATCAGAAAGGAGTCCTCCAATTGACGAAGTAATTCAAGCAGGGGTTGTTCCTAGGTTTGTCCAATTTCTTGCAAGGGATGACTTTCCACAACTTCAG TTTGAGGCAGCATGGGCTCTCACTAATATTGCCTCTGGGACATCTGAGCACACTAGGGTGGTAATTGATTCTGGAGCAGTCCCAATCTTTGTGAAGCTTCTTAGTTCTCCTAGTGATGATGTCCGGGAACAG GCTGTATGGGCTTTGGGCAATGTAGCTGGTGATTCTCCCAAATGTCGGGATCTTGTCCTAAGCTCGGGAGCTTTATCTCCCTTGCTGGCTCAGTTGAATGCGAATGCCAAGCTGTCAATGCTGAGAAATGCCACATGGACACTCTCAAATTTCTGCAGAGGCAAGCCACAACCTCCTTTTGACCAG ACTAGGCCAGCACTTCCAGCACTTCAGCAACTTATACATTCAACCGACGAAGAAGTTGTTACAGATGCATGTTGGGCTCTCTCATATCTATCTGATGGTACAAATGATAAAATTCAAGCTGTTATTGACTCTGGAGTGTGTTCACGATTGGTGGAGTTGTTACA GCATCCTTCCTCAACAGTTATAGTTCCTGCTTTACGTGCAGTTGGTAATATTGTCACTGGAGATGACATGCAAACTCAG cataTCATTGATAATCAAGGGCTGTACCGACTTTCTACTTTATTAACTGGCAATTACAAGAAAAGTATTAAGAAGGAAGCTTGCTGGACTATTTCAAACATCACTGCTGGCAACACTCAGCAAATCCAG GCTGTGATTGAAGCCAATATATTTGGACCTCTTGTTAATTTGCTTCAAAATGGCGAGTTTGATATCAAAAAAGAAGCTGCTTGGGCAATCTCAAATGCCACATCTGGTGGCAGTCATGATCAGATCAA GTACCTTGTATCTCAAGGATGTATCAAGCCATTGTGTGATCTCCTTGCTTGTCCTGATCCAAGAATTGTGACAGTCTGTCTAGAAGgacttgaaaatattttaaaggtTGGTGAAGCGGAGAAGAATATGGGGCGGACTGGTGATGTAAATTTGTATGCTCAGGTGGTTGAAGATGTGGAAGGTTTGGAAAAAATTGAGAACCTTCAAAGTCATGACAATCATGAGATTTATGAGAAGGTTGTAAAGATATTAGAGGTATACTGGttagaggaagaggaggatgagACAATGCCGCCAGGTAACAATGCATCCGAACCGGGATTCCAGTTTGCAAATGGAGACGTACATTTACCGAATGGTGGATTCAACTTTAACTAG